A stretch of Pseudomonas sp. 7SR1 DNA encodes these proteins:
- a CDS encoding NAD(P)-dependent oxidoreductase: MKNAETPVIKVVLYGAMSSLGSALMAEMLRRQHEVIAILDDLTALAPRPGLRAKTGDLYDPERVKQSVAGTDAVVCLLNAPGLPMNSEQVERTLIPGPVEQVLAVDALIAGMQAVKVSRLFLVGDFAVLDEEQVEDDLQRHAAEEILDALRHSSLQWTLVNSPYAAAGLSIEHFSQVSTSLEPGVAESLERLNRVAVGIADELRLNLHVGEHVNFMAAT, translated from the coding sequence ATGAAGAACGCCGAAACCCCGGTCATCAAAGTGGTGCTCTATGGTGCCATGAGCAGCCTCGGCAGTGCGTTGATGGCTGAGATGCTGCGGCGCCAGCATGAAGTCATTGCCATTCTCGATGATCTCACGGCGCTGGCGCCGCGTCCGGGCCTGCGGGCCAAGACGGGGGATCTCTATGATCCCGAACGGGTCAAGCAGAGCGTCGCCGGTACCGACGCGGTGGTGTGTCTGCTGAACGCTCCGGGTTTGCCGATGAACAGCGAACAGGTGGAGCGCACGCTCATTCCGGGCCCGGTGGAACAGGTGCTGGCGGTGGATGCCTTGATTGCCGGGATGCAGGCGGTCAAGGTTTCCCGGTTGTTCCTGGTGGGGGATTTCGCTGTGCTGGACGAGGAACAGGTCGAAGATGACCTGCAGCGTCATGCCGCCGAGGAGATCCTCGATGCCCTGCGACACAGCTCGCTGCAATGGACCCTCGTCAACTCACCCTATGCCGCCGCCGGGTTGAGTATCGAGCATTTCAGCCAGGTCAGCACCAGCCTGGAACCCGGCGTGGCCGAGTCCCTCGAAAGGCTCAACCGTGTGGCGGTCGGCATTGCCGATGAGCTGCGCCTGAACCTGCATGTGGGCGAACATGTGAATTTCATGGCTGCCACCTGA
- a CDS encoding DOPA 4,5-dioxygenase family protein, with protein sequence MQRIKGYHAHVYFDASTLDQARALCEEAAQLFALKMGRVHQRPVGPHPDWSCQLAFDPQYIGVVLPWLALNRNGLVIFLHPDTGDDLKDHTDHAIWMGAMRPLNLSVFAART encoded by the coding sequence ATGCAACGGATCAAGGGCTATCATGCCCACGTCTATTTCGATGCCAGCACCCTGGACCAGGCCCGGGCACTGTGTGAGGAAGCGGCGCAGCTGTTTGCGCTGAAGATGGGCCGGGTCCACCAGCGTCCGGTCGGCCCTCATCCGGACTGGAGTTGCCAGCTGGCGTTCGACCCGCAGTACATCGGCGTAGTCCTGCCGTGGCTCGCGCTCAATCGCAATGGCCTGGTGATCTTCCTGCACCCGGACACCGGCGATGACCTGAAGGACCACACCGACCATGCGATCTGGATGGGCGCGATGCGGCCGTTGAATCTTTCGGTGTTTGCCGCAAGAACTTGA
- a CDS encoding CitMHS family transporter, with protein sequence MLTFLGFAMVITFMFLIMTKRLSALIALIIIPILFALFGGFAPKIGPMMLEGITKLAPTGVMLMFAILYFALMIDSGLFDPAVRKILKLVKGDPLKVSVGTAVLALVVSLDGDGATTYMICVAAMLPLYSRIGMSPRIMAGLIILAGGVMNMTPWGGPTARAASALHVDPSDIFVPMIPAMAFGVVAILVIAYMYGKRERARLGELHLVGEEMDHSEISVSQFPDARRPKLIWFNGALTLGLMCTLIAGLLPLPVLFMVAFSIAMIVNYPCLQQQKDRVAAHAGSVLAVVGLIFAAGIFTGILSGTGMVDAMSKSLLAVIPDFLGPYLAVITALASMPFTFFMSNDAFYYGVLPVLAEAASHYGISPVEMARASIVGQPVHLLSPLVPSTYLLVALAGIEFGDHQRFTLKWAVLVCLCIMFAALLMGIFPLFSTL encoded by the coding sequence ATGCTGACTTTCCTTGGCTTCGCCATGGTCATCACCTTCATGTTCCTGATCATGACCAAGCGCCTGTCCGCGCTGATCGCCCTGATCATCATTCCGATCCTGTTCGCCCTGTTCGGTGGTTTTGCGCCGAAAATCGGCCCGATGATGCTCGAAGGCATCACCAAGCTCGCCCCGACCGGGGTGATGCTGATGTTCGCGATTCTGTATTTTGCGCTGATGATCGATTCCGGCCTGTTCGACCCGGCCGTGCGCAAGATTCTCAAGCTGGTCAAGGGCGACCCGCTGAAAGTTTCGGTCGGTACCGCCGTTCTGGCGCTCGTCGTCTCCCTCGATGGCGACGGCGCGACCACTTATATGATCTGCGTGGCCGCGATGCTGCCGCTCTACAGCCGCATCGGCATGAGCCCACGGATCATGGCCGGCCTGATCATCCTCGCCGGCGGCGTGATGAACATGACCCCTTGGGGCGGCCCGACGGCGCGTGCGGCCAGTGCGTTGCATGTCGACCCGTCCGACATCTTCGTTCCGATGATCCCGGCGATGGCCTTCGGTGTCGTGGCGATCCTGGTGATTGCCTATATGTACGGCAAGCGCGAGCGTGCGCGCCTGGGTGAACTGCACCTGGTGGGCGAGGAAATGGATCACAGCGAGATCAGCGTTTCCCAGTTCCCGGACGCCCGCCGTCCGAAGCTGATCTGGTTCAACGGCGCGCTGACCCTGGGCCTGATGTGCACCCTGATCGCTGGCCTGCTGCCGCTGCCGGTGCTGTTCATGGTGGCCTTCAGCATCGCGATGATCGTCAACTACCCTTGCCTGCAGCAGCAGAAAGACCGCGTTGCGGCGCATGCCGGTAGCGTACTGGCGGTGGTCGGGCTGATTTTCGCGGCGGGTATCTTCACCGGCATCCTGTCCGGTACCGGTATGGTCGACGCCATGTCCAAGAGCCTGTTGGCCGTGATCCCGGATTTCCTCGGCCCGTACCTGGCCGTGATTACCGCGCTGGCCAGCATGCCGTTCACTTTCTTCATGTCCAACGACGCATTTTATTACGGGGTGTTACCGGTGCTGGCCGAAGCAGCCAGTCATTACGGTATCTCGCCGGTTGAAATGGCACGTGCCTCCATCGTTGGCCAGCCCGTGCACCTGCTGAGCCCGCTGGTTCCGTCCACCTACCTGCTGGTAGCCTTGGCCGGGATCGAGTTCGGCGACCACCAGCGCTTCACGCTGAAGTGGGCAGTACTGGTTTGCCTGTGCATAATGTTCGCCGCCTTGCTGATGGGGATTTTTCCGCTGTTCAGCACTCTATAA
- a CDS encoding TerC family protein: MEWLTNPEIWVAFFTLTALEIVLGIDNIIMISILVSRMPKHMQARTRIFGLALAMITRILLLLSITWVMRLTTDLFEVFGKGISGRDLILFFGGLFLLWKSSQEMYHALEGEDESNEAPAGKGGSFIYTIIQIAIIDIVFSLDSVITAVGMVSHVPVMVAAIIVAVLVMMLASGTISQFIDKHPSLKMLALSFLLVVGTVLIAESLDVHVPKGYVYFAMAFSLAVEAINIKMRTAMARKRKQQDPVKLRKDVPGQ; encoded by the coding sequence ATGGAATGGCTGACCAACCCGGAAATCTGGGTTGCCTTCTTTACCCTGACGGCCCTGGAAATTGTCTTGGGCATCGATAACATCATCATGATTTCGATCCTGGTCAGCCGCATGCCCAAGCACATGCAGGCGCGCACCCGGATTTTCGGTCTGGCCCTGGCCATGATCACGCGGATCCTGCTGCTGTTGTCCATCACCTGGGTCATGCGCCTGACCACCGATTTGTTCGAAGTGTTCGGCAAGGGTATCTCCGGTCGTGACCTGATCCTGTTCTTCGGTGGCCTGTTCCTGCTGTGGAAAAGCTCCCAGGAGATGTACCACGCCCTGGAAGGTGAAGACGAAAGCAACGAGGCGCCTGCGGGCAAGGGCGGCAGCTTCATCTACACCATCATCCAGATCGCGATCATCGACATCGTGTTCTCCCTGGACTCGGTCATCACCGCCGTGGGCATGGTCTCCCATGTACCGGTCATGGTGGCGGCGATCATCGTGGCGGTCCTGGTGATGATGCTGGCCTCGGGCACCATCAGCCAGTTCATCGACAAGCACCCGTCGCTGAAAATGCTGGCGCTGTCGTTCCTGCTGGTGGTCGGTACCGTGCTGATCGCCGAGTCCCTCGATGTGCATGTACCTAAGGGCTACGTCTACTTCGCCATGGCGTTCTCCCTGGCGGTGGAAGCCATCAACATCAAGATGCGCACCGCGATGGCCCGCAAGCGCAAGCAGCAGGATCCAGTGAAACTGCGCAAGGATGTTCCCGGTCAGTAA
- a CDS encoding Na/Pi cotransporter family protein encodes MLTLLNLLSAVALLIWGTHIVRTGILRVYGSNLRHVISQNMSRRWLAFIAGIMVTAMVQSSNATAMLVTSFVGQGLMALTPALATMLGADVGTALMARVLTLDLSWLSPLLIFLGVIFFLSRKQTRVGQMGRVGIGLGLIILALQLIVEAAAPITHAQGVKVIFASLTGDILLDALVGAVFAMVSYSSLAAVLLTATLAGAAVISLPVAIGLVIGANIGSGVLAFLGTSMQNAAGRQVALGSLLYKLIGLLLIIPVLDPLVGWLDSLDFSPQETVIGFHLLYNAVRCLVLLPSVAPMAKLCAWLLPDRPDTNGTAKPRHLDPAALATPSLALANAARETLRIGDQIENMLEAMLDVLRGQQTAVTQEVRRVSDDVEALCSAIKLYMAQMPREDLSEQDSRRWAEIIELAINLKLASDLIERMLRKVQQQKTSQRRSFSEVGLEELAGLHSHLIANLRLGLSVFLSGDRESARQLLREKRRFRAQERRMAHAHVSRLQRKVIQSLETSSLHLDLIADMRRLNSLFCGSAYVVLESAEIGALAADEISDITHSP; translated from the coding sequence ATGCTGACCCTGCTCAACTTGCTCTCCGCCGTGGCCCTGCTGATCTGGGGCACGCACATTGTCCGTACCGGCATCCTGCGGGTCTACGGCTCGAACCTGCGGCACGTCATCAGCCAGAACATGTCCAGGCGCTGGCTGGCTTTCATCGCCGGTATCATGGTCACGGCCATGGTCCAGAGCAGCAATGCCACCGCCATGCTGGTCACCTCCTTCGTCGGCCAGGGCCTGATGGCATTGACTCCTGCCCTGGCGACCATGCTGGGCGCCGACGTCGGCACGGCACTGATGGCCCGGGTGCTGACCCTGGACCTGTCCTGGCTGTCGCCCTTGCTGATTTTCCTCGGGGTGATTTTCTTCCTGTCGCGCAAGCAGACGCGCGTCGGGCAGATGGGGCGGGTGGGCATCGGCCTGGGCCTGATCATCCTGGCGCTGCAATTGATCGTCGAGGCCGCCGCGCCCATCACCCACGCCCAGGGCGTGAAAGTGATCTTCGCTTCGTTGACCGGTGACATCCTCCTCGACGCCCTGGTCGGTGCGGTCTTTGCCATGGTGTCCTACTCCAGCCTGGCCGCCGTGCTGTTGACCGCCACCCTGGCCGGCGCGGCGGTGATCAGCCTGCCGGTCGCCATTGGTCTGGTGATCGGCGCCAACATCGGCAGCGGTGTGCTGGCCTTCCTGGGTACCAGCATGCAGAACGCCGCCGGCCGCCAGGTGGCACTGGGCAGCTTGCTGTACAAGCTGATCGGGCTGTTGCTGATCATTCCGGTGCTCGATCCGCTGGTAGGCTGGCTCGACAGCCTGGACTTCAGCCCCCAGGAAACGGTCATCGGCTTCCATCTGCTCTACAACGCCGTTCGTTGCCTGGTCCTGCTGCCCAGCGTCGCCCCCATGGCGAAACTCTGCGCCTGGCTGCTGCCAGACCGTCCAGACACCAATGGCACGGCCAAGCCACGCCACCTGGACCCGGCCGCCCTCGCCACCCCAAGCCTGGCCCTGGCGAACGCGGCCAGGGAAACCTTGCGCATCGGCGACCAGATCGAAAACATGCTCGAAGCCATGCTCGACGTGCTGCGCGGCCAGCAGACGGCCGTCACCCAGGAGGTCCGGCGTGTCAGCGACGACGTCGAAGCCTTGTGCAGCGCCATCAAGCTGTACATGGCCCAGATGCCCCGCGAGGACCTCAGTGAACAGGACAGCCGCCGCTGGGCGGAGATCATCGAGCTGGCCATCAACCTGAAGCTGGCCAGCGACCTTATCGAACGCATGCTGCGCAAGGTCCAGCAGCAGAAGACCTCGCAGCGGCGGTCCTTTTCCGAGGTGGGCCTGGAGGAGTTGGCGGGGCTGCACAGCCATCTGATCGCCAACCTGCGCCTGGGGCTGTCGGTGTTTCTCAGTGGCGACCGGGAAAGCGCCCGTCAATTGCTGCGTGAGAAACGGCGTTTTCGCGCCCAGGAAAGGCGCATGGCCCATGCTCACGTCAGTCGTTTGCAGCGCAAGGTCATACAAAGCCTGGAGACCAGTTCCCTGCACTTGGATCTGATTGCCGACATGAGGCGTCTCAACTCGCTGTTCTGCGGCAGTGCCTATGTGGTGCTGGAAAGTGCCGAGATCGGCGCCCTGGCGGCCGATGAAATCTCGGACATCACCCATTCGCCTTGA
- a CDS encoding M16 family metallopeptidase, whose protein sequence is MRGLLLALLLLGSLPVAALDRFQVEGYTLPNGMQLLLKPGSERGHVAIRLVIGVGLDDFSCADKELPHLLEHALFSGIDEGGEGALEERMQALGGEWNAFTSNADTTFVIEAPASNQRKVLDLLLAVLTRTRIDDKALEAAKRVVEREDGGHYTHLQRWLDRQDLGHRASNQLAVELGLRCAERAEVGQHSLARLEQVRKSWYAPNNMTLIVVGDLDRVLPAYLERTFGALEPVEPSAHKPLPQIRYSAVTKRNLIRGLSGDGAKLHWLFPEPVLDQQHDETFDLLKDYLDWALYRQLRLASGLSYGPWVEREVFGGVGFFSLNADLAREDLPEAEAALEALRNTLLKDGLDPDTFMRIKRAAIAHQSWAVQGNSALADYYWGALGDYEDGRFANPAVRLQAVSLEQANQALDELLKDPGYLRIEKPLLSDDELVWTLVALMGLLLAWVAWRLRRRRA, encoded by the coding sequence ATGCGTGGTCTGTTACTCGCCCTCCTCTTGCTAGGCTCGTTGCCCGTGGCGGCCCTGGATCGGTTCCAGGTCGAAGGGTATACGCTGCCCAACGGCATGCAGCTATTGCTCAAGCCCGGCAGCGAACGCGGGCATGTCGCGATCCGGCTGGTGATTGGCGTGGGCCTGGACGATTTCAGTTGCGCCGACAAGGAGCTGCCGCACCTGCTCGAGCATGCGCTGTTCAGCGGGATCGACGAGGGTGGCGAGGGCGCGCTGGAAGAGCGCATGCAGGCATTGGGCGGCGAGTGGAACGCCTTCACCAGTAACGCCGACACCACTTTTGTCATCGAAGCGCCGGCGAGCAACCAGCGCAAGGTGCTGGACCTGCTGCTGGCGGTGCTGACCCGCACCCGCATCGACGACAAGGCCCTGGAAGCGGCCAAGCGGGTGGTCGAACGCGAGGATGGCGGCCACTACACCCACCTGCAACGCTGGCTCGACCGTCAGGACCTGGGCCACAGGGCCAGCAATCAGCTGGCGGTGGAACTGGGCCTGCGCTGCGCGGAGCGGGCCGAGGTGGGGCAACACTCCCTCGCCCGCCTCGAACAGGTTCGCAAAAGCTGGTACGCACCGAACAACATGACGCTGATTGTCGTCGGCGATCTCGACCGGGTGCTGCCGGCCTATCTGGAACGCACCTTTGGCGCGCTCGAACCGGTCGAGCCCAGCGCCCACAAACCGCTGCCGCAGATTCGCTACAGCGCGGTCACCAAGCGCAACCTGATCCGCGGCCTGTCAGGGGATGGCGCCAAGCTGCACTGGCTGTTCCCGGAGCCGGTGCTGGACCAGCAGCACGACGAAACCTTCGATCTGCTCAAGGACTACCTGGACTGGGCGCTCTATCGCCAACTGCGCCTGGCCAGTGGCCTGTCCTACGGCCCCTGGGTGGAGCGGGAAGTGTTCGGTGGCGTCGGTTTCTTCAGCCTGAACGCAGACCTGGCCCGCGAGGACCTGCCAGAAGCCGAGGCGGCGCTCGAGGCGCTGCGCAACACGTTGCTCAAGGACGGACTGGATCCCGACACGTTCATGCGCATCAAGCGCGCGGCCATCGCCCATCAGTCCTGGGCGGTACAAGGCAACAGCGCACTGGCCGATTACTACTGGGGCGCCCTGGGCGACTACGAGGACGGTCGCTTCGCCAACCCCGCCGTGCGCCTGCAGGCGGTGAGCCTGGAACAGGCCAACCAGGCCCTGGACGAACTGCTCAAGGATCCGGGTTACCTGCGCATCGAAAAGCCGCTGCTCAGCGACGATGAACTGGTATGGACCCTGGTCGCCTTGATGGGGCTGCTGCTGGCCTGGGTGGCGTGGCGCCTGCGCCGACGCAGGGCCTGA
- a CDS encoding DUF5924 family protein, with product MQNLTHYIQRLLELMKRYPGVIALGGFVSGIGSFMLVDRQQGLASWIAIVMLVSWLWLMLENSLTRLFARVFKREIPQPLLRYATQMIHQESLFFVLPFFFVTTTWNSSQLLFTGLLTAAALISIIDPLYYKWLAPRRWAFLALHTLTLFAALLTALPVILHLTTDQSFKLALGTAMLLSFPSLASIFPIRTVRNALAILCITLGIGAAGWVLRSWVPPATLWMTEVAISTQLEDRTPGASLKEVSAAQIRGNGLYAYTAINAPRGLDERIYHVWQFNGKEVDRIALDIHGGRKEGYRAWTHKQNFPDDPAGKWQVRVLTENGQVIGVLRFNVSAAAPAAK from the coding sequence ATGCAAAACCTGACTCACTATATCCAGCGCCTTCTTGAACTGATGAAGCGCTACCCGGGGGTCATCGCGCTGGGCGGTTTCGTGTCCGGGATCGGCAGTTTCATGCTGGTGGACCGCCAGCAGGGCCTGGCGAGCTGGATCGCCATCGTGATGTTGGTGAGTTGGCTCTGGCTGATGCTGGAAAACAGCCTGACCCGCCTGTTCGCGCGGGTTTTCAAACGGGAAATTCCCCAGCCGCTGTTGCGTTACGCCACGCAGATGATCCACCAGGAAAGCCTGTTCTTCGTCCTGCCGTTTTTCTTCGTCACCACCACCTGGAACAGCAGCCAACTGCTTTTCACCGGCCTGCTCACCGCGGCGGCACTGATTTCCATCATCGACCCGCTGTACTACAAATGGCTGGCGCCCCGGCGCTGGGCCTTCCTGGCGTTGCACACCCTGACGCTGTTCGCCGCCCTGCTCACCGCATTGCCGGTCATCTTGCACCTGACCACCGACCAGAGCTTCAAGCTGGCCCTGGGCACGGCCATGCTGCTGTCGTTTCCCAGCCTCGCTTCGATCTTCCCGATCCGCACCGTGCGCAACGCCCTGGCGATCCTGTGCATCACCCTGGGCATTGGCGCTGCCGGCTGGGTGCTGCGTTCCTGGGTACCGCCCGCGACATTGTGGATGACCGAAGTGGCGATCAGCACTCAGCTGGAAGACCGCACACCCGGCGCCAGCCTCAAGGAAGTCAGCGCCGCCCAGATCCGTGGCAACGGCCTGTACGCCTACACGGCGATCAACGCACCACGCGGGCTCGACGAGCGGATCTATCACGTCTGGCAATTCAACGGCAAGGAAGTCGATCGCATCGCCCTGGACATCCACGGTGGGCGCAAGGAAGGCTATCGCGCCTGGACCCACAAGCAGAACTTCCCGGATGACCCGGCAGGCAAATGGCAGGTGCGGGTGCTCACGGAAAATGGCCAGGTGATCGGTGTGCTGCGTTTCAATGTGAGCGCCGCTGCGCCCGCAGCAAAATAA
- a CDS encoding ABC transporter permease, with the protein MTPSPPMGSARLDTSGSPAQLWISGDWTLAHYAQLKRLSESLRGQYDENARIDLNGLGALDTAGASLLVELLGSERLGKTAEHPDCSLPAAERALLQTVYCSLTDFCVPDKEPKVSVVTQLLTRIGRAVEKVWQDTLQLLGFVGLILETLARGLFHPRRWRITPMVVHIEQTGLDAAPIVALLTFLVGAVVAFLGATVLADFGASIFTVDLVAFSFLREFGVLLTAILMAGRTASAFTAQIGSMKANEEIDAIRTLGLDPVELLVLPRVLALLVALPMLTFVAMLAGIIGGGVVCALSLGISPAMFLSLLQSDIGVQHFVVGMVKAPIFAFLIAAIGCLEGFKVSGSAESVGAHTTSSVVQSIFVVIVLDAVAALFFMEMSW; encoded by the coding sequence ATGACCCCCAGCCCCCCTATGGGCAGTGCCCGACTCGACACGTCCGGCTCGCCGGCGCAACTGTGGATCAGTGGCGACTGGACCCTGGCCCATTACGCCCAGCTCAAGCGCTTGAGCGAATCGCTGCGCGGCCAGTACGACGAAAACGCCCGGATCGATCTCAACGGCCTCGGCGCCCTCGACACCGCCGGAGCCTCGCTATTGGTGGAGCTGCTGGGTTCGGAAAGGCTGGGCAAGACCGCCGAACACCCGGACTGCAGCCTGCCGGCAGCCGAGCGCGCCCTGCTGCAGACCGTGTATTGCTCGCTGACGGATTTCTGCGTACCGGACAAAGAGCCGAAAGTCAGCGTCGTGACCCAATTGCTGACACGCATCGGACGGGCCGTGGAGAAGGTCTGGCAGGACACCCTGCAGTTGCTCGGCTTTGTCGGCCTGATCCTGGAAACCCTGGCCCGCGGCCTGTTCCACCCACGGCGCTGGCGGATTACCCCAATGGTGGTTCACATCGAGCAGACCGGCCTGGACGCGGCACCCATCGTGGCCTTGCTGACGTTCCTGGTGGGAGCGGTGGTGGCCTTCCTCGGGGCGACGGTGCTGGCGGATTTCGGCGCCAGTATCTTCACCGTGGACTTGGTGGCGTTCTCGTTTCTGCGTGAATTCGGCGTGTTGCTGACGGCGATCCTCATGGCCGGTCGTACCGCCAGCGCATTCACCGCGCAGATCGGCTCGATGAAGGCCAACGAGGAAATCGACGCCATCAGGACCCTCGGCCTCGATCCTGTCGAGTTGCTGGTGCTGCCCAGGGTGCTGGCCCTCCTGGTGGCGCTGCCCATGCTGACATTCGTGGCCATGCTCGCGGGCATCATTGGCGGCGGCGTGGTGTGCGCCCTTTCCCTGGGCATCTCTCCGGCCATGTTCCTGTCGCTGCTGCAATCGGACATCGGCGTGCAGCACTTCGTGGTGGGCATGGTCAAGGCGCCGATCTTCGCGTTTCTGATCGCTGCCATCGGCTGCCTGGAAGGCTTCAAGGTCAGCGGCAGTGCCGAATCGGTCGGGGCCCACACCACCTCCAGCGTAGTGCAGTCGATTTTCGTGGTGATCGTGCTGGATGCCGTGGCCGCGCTGTTTTTCATGGAGATGAGCTGGTGA
- a CDS encoding ABC transporter ATP-binding protein, with translation MSRPRATPADAVIQVRGLCNRFGRQSVHENLDLDVYKGEILAVVGGSGSGKSVLLRSIVGLNQPSEGSVRVFGQDLPSLPPAQRSRVERRFGVLFQKGALFSSLTVTENVALPLIEHAGLSRADAEHLAAVKLALAGLPLSAADKYPASLSGGMIKRAALARALALDPDILFLDEPTAGLDPIGAAAFDQLILTLRDALGLSVFLVTHDLDTLYTITDRVAVLAQKKVLVADVIDKVSETDDAWIHEYFHGPRGRAALSAATQSNEV, from the coding sequence GTGAGTCGACCTCGTGCTACACCCGCCGACGCGGTGATCCAGGTGCGCGGCCTGTGCAATCGCTTTGGCCGCCAGAGCGTGCATGAAAACCTCGACCTGGACGTCTACAAAGGCGAGATCCTCGCCGTGGTGGGCGGCTCCGGCAGTGGCAAGTCGGTGCTGCTGCGCAGCATCGTCGGCCTGAACCAGCCCAGCGAGGGTTCGGTGCGGGTGTTCGGCCAGGACTTGCCAAGCCTGCCCCCGGCACAACGCTCACGGGTGGAACGACGCTTTGGCGTGCTGTTCCAGAAGGGCGCGCTGTTTTCGTCCCTGACGGTGACAGAGAACGTCGCCCTGCCGCTGATCGAACATGCCGGCCTCAGCCGGGCCGACGCCGAACACCTGGCGGCGGTGAAACTCGCCCTGGCCGGACTGCCGCTCTCGGCCGCGGACAAGTACCCCGCGTCGCTGTCCGGCGGCATGATCAAGCGGGCCGCCCTGGCCCGTGCGCTGGCCCTGGACCCGGACATCCTGTTTCTCGACGAACCCACTGCCGGACTCGACCCCATCGGCGCGGCGGCCTTCGACCAGTTGATCCTGACGCTGCGCGACGCCCTGGGCCTGAGCGTGTTCCTGGTCACCCACGACCTGGACACCCTCTACACCATCACGGATCGAGTAGCGGTGCTGGCCCAGAAAAAAGTCCTGGTGGCTGATGTCATCGACAAGGTGTCGGAAACCGACGATGCCTGGATTCATGAATACTTTCATGGCCCTCGCGGCCGCGCGGCGCTGTCGGCCGCTACACAGTCCAACGAGGTTTGA
- a CDS encoding MlaD family protein, whose protein sequence is METRAHHVLIGLFTVIVVVSALLFGLWLAKSSVDSEFKDYEVVFNEAVSGLSRGSSVEYSGIKVGDVVNLRLDPNDPRRVLARVRLSGETPIKQDTQAKLALTGITGTSIIQLSGGTPQSPPLTGHDGEPPVIVAAPSPIARLLNNSDDVMTNINLLLHNANEVFSSDNVQRLSNTLDHLEQTTGVIADQRGDIRQAMQQLASIGKQASATLEQTTALMRNANGLLNDQGKQAFGNAGQAMESLARSTATLDRLLDDNRDALNNGMQGLNALAPAVRELRETLSALRGISRRLDANPSGYLLGNDKDKEFTP, encoded by the coding sequence ATGGAAACCCGAGCCCATCATGTGCTGATCGGCCTGTTCACCGTCATTGTGGTGGTCAGCGCCCTGCTGTTCGGCCTCTGGCTGGCCAAGTCCAGCGTGGACAGCGAGTTCAAGGATTACGAAGTGGTGTTCAACGAGGCTGTCAGCGGCTTGTCCCGAGGCAGCTCGGTGGAATACAGCGGCATCAAGGTCGGGGACGTGGTGAACCTGCGCCTGGATCCGAACGATCCGCGCCGGGTGCTGGCGCGAGTGCGCTTGAGCGGTGAAACGCCGATCAAGCAGGACACCCAGGCCAAGCTGGCACTGACGGGCATCACCGGCACCTCGATCATCCAGCTCAGTGGCGGCACGCCCCAGAGCCCGCCATTGACCGGGCACGACGGCGAACCGCCGGTGATCGTCGCCGCGCCCTCACCCATCGCCCGCCTGCTCAATAACAGCGACGACGTGATGACCAACATCAACCTGCTGCTGCACAACGCCAACGAGGTGTTTTCCTCCGACAACGTCCAGCGCCTGAGCAATACCCTGGATCATCTGGAACAAACCACCGGGGTCATTGCCGATCAGCGTGGCGACATTCGCCAGGCCATGCAGCAACTGGCGTCCATCGGCAAACAGGCCAGCGCCACGCTGGAGCAGACCACCGCGCTGATGCGCAACGCCAATGGGCTGCTCAACGACCAGGGCAAACAGGCGTTCGGCAATGCCGGCCAGGCCATGGAGTCCCTGGCTCGCAGCACGGCGACCCTCGACAGACTGCTGGACGACAACCGCGACGCGCTGAACAACGGCATGCAAGGCCTCAACGCCCTGGCGCCGGCCGTGCGCGAGCTGCGGGAAACCCTGAGTGCCCTGCGCGGTATATCCCGGCGCCTGGACGCCAACCCCAGCGGCTATCTGCTGGGCAATGACAAGGATAAGGAGTTCACGCCATGA
- a CDS encoding ABC-type transport auxiliary lipoprotein family protein, with translation MKPFNRFVCPALVLTAFILLTGCSILPKAEPSDIYRLPASQASASAGTPVSWSLRLASPQASEVLNSPKIAVIPQGNLFSSYAASRWSDPAPVLLRNRLLDGFAQDGRVRLLSVADSNLQADLELGGQLQAFQTEYQGSAASVVVRLDALLVRGFDQRILASRRFEVRQPLSDVKVPAVVDGFGRASDRLTAEVVNWTLEQGQRFATPAP, from the coding sequence ATGAAGCCGTTCAATCGATTCGTCTGTCCGGCGCTGGTGCTGACAGCGTTTATCCTGCTGACCGGGTGTTCGATCCTGCCCAAGGCCGAGCCGTCGGACATCTATCGGCTGCCCGCCAGCCAGGCGTCGGCCTCGGCCGGCACGCCGGTGAGCTGGTCGTTGCGCCTGGCCAGCCCGCAGGCCAGCGAAGTGCTCAACAGCCCGAAAATCGCGGTCATTCCCCAGGGCAACCTGTTCAGCAGCTACGCCGCCTCGCGCTGGAGCGATCCCGCCCCGGTGTTGCTGCGCAATCGCTTGCTCGACGGCTTTGCCCAGGACGGACGGGTCAGGCTGCTGAGTGTCGCCGACAGCAACCTGCAGGCAGACCTGGAACTGGGCGGGCAATTGCAGGCGTTCCAGACCGAATACCAGGGCTCGGCCGCCAGCGTGGTGGTTCGCCTGGATGCATTGCTGGTGCGTGGTTTCGACCAGCGCATCCTGGCCAGCCGCCGCTTCGAAGTGCGCCAGCCCTTGAGCGATGTGAAGGTACCGGCGGTGGTGGATGGCTTTGGCCGGGCCAGTGACCGGCTGACCGCCGAGGTGGTGAACTGGACGCTGGAGCAGGGTCAGCGCTTCGCGACCCCGGCGCCCTGA